A section of the Acidobacteriota bacterium genome encodes:
- a CDS encoding glycogen debranching enzyme N-terminal domain-containing protein: MIRFKRETCGDLDAALRREWLETNGLGGFASSTIIGLNTRRYHGLLVAATKPPVGRFVLLSKLEENLIIDGQMFHLSANRYPRTVYPQGFQYLKEFRLDPFPVFTYEVEGIEIEKTVFMVQGDNTTVIQYELKKNNHPESPRNLALEIRPLVAFRDYHSTTHENGAINSAVEENSGLATVTPY, translated from the coding sequence ATGATTCGGTTCAAACGGGAAACATGCGGTGATCTCGATGCGGCACTTCGCCGCGAGTGGCTGGAGACCAACGGCCTGGGCGGCTTCGCCTCGTCCACGATCATCGGGCTGAACACGCGCCGCTATCACGGCCTGTTGGTGGCGGCCACCAAGCCGCCGGTTGGCCGGTTCGTGCTGCTCTCCAAATTGGAAGAAAACCTGATCATCGACGGCCAGATGTTTCATTTGTCCGCCAACCGTTATCCACGCACGGTTTACCCCCAGGGCTTTCAATACTTAAAAGAATTTCGCCTTGATCCTTTTCCTGTTTTCACCTATGAGGTGGAGGGGATCGAAATCGAGAAGACCGTTTTCATGGTGCAGGGCGACAACACCACCGTGATTCAGTACGAACTGAAGAAGAACAACCACCCCGAGTCGCCGAGGAACCTCGCGCTCGAGATTCGTCCCCTGGTTGCCTTCCGTGACTACCACAGCACGACGCATGAAAATGGCGCGATCAACTCGGCGGTCGAAGAGAATTCCGGGCTGGCCACGGTAACGCCTTAT
- a CDS encoding response regulator: protein MDGITALIVDDSSVMRKIVERSLRQAGIVLAQVFEAGNGAEGLTVLADNKVDLILCDINMPVMDGLEFVKSLPAVPNAKNVPVVMITTEGSEAHVVQALSNGARGYIRKPFTPDQVKEQVIPVLAGKS from the coding sequence ATGGACGGCATAACTGCTCTTATCGTGGACGATTCGTCCGTCATGCGGAAGATTGTCGAACGTTCGCTACGCCAGGCCGGTATTGTCCTCGCCCAGGTTTTCGAGGCTGGCAATGGCGCCGAGGGCCTCACCGTACTCGCCGACAACAAGGTTGACCTGATCCTCTGTGACATCAACATGCCCGTCATGGACGGACTCGAATTCGTCAAGAGCCTTCCCGCCGTGCCGAACGCCAAGAATGTACCTGTGGTCATGATCACCACCGAAGGCAGCGAAGCCCACGTCGTACAGGCCCTCTCGAACGGAGCGCGCGGGTATATCCGCAAACCCTTCACTCCCGATCAGGTCAAGGAACAAGTCATCCCCGTACTCGCCGGAAAATCATGA
- a CDS encoding chemotaxis protein CheX: protein MKSVNPMLASDARHVEWIPLLDTSVREVFELMLSSHLTTPAAGSDADDLDTTAMVGLAGQLCGVLSVRCDRKAAALTTSKMLGVPLDKVGPEISDALGEICNMVAGNFKNKITGLSQGCMLSPPTVITGTDYSMTSLTDSPALEVRLAFESMPIVVSLEIHA from the coding sequence ATGAAATCAGTGAACCCCATGCTCGCTTCCGATGCACGTCACGTTGAATGGATTCCCCTTCTCGATACGTCCGTCCGCGAAGTCTTCGAACTCATGCTCAGCAGCCACCTGACAACGCCAGCGGCGGGTTCGGACGCCGACGACCTGGACACAACGGCCATGGTAGGGCTGGCCGGGCAACTGTGCGGCGTTCTCAGTGTTCGCTGCGATCGGAAGGCAGCCGCGCTCACGACTTCCAAGATGTTAGGCGTCCCTTTGGACAAGGTTGGCCCGGAAATATCGGACGCGCTCGGTGAAATCTGCAACATGGTAGCGGGCAACTTCAAGAACAAGATTACTGGCCTGTCGCAGGGCTGCATGCTTTCTCCGCCCACGGTGATTACTGGGACCGACTACAGCATGACGTCCTTGACGGATTCTCCTGCCCTCGAAGTGCGCCTCGCCTTCGAAAGCATGCCGATCGTTGTCTCTCTTGAGATCCACGCCTGA
- a CDS encoding HDOD domain-containing protein produces the protein MNESLTAMIRERVEKIETMPAIPAVFLPLLKLLSATEEDVKVDEVVRLVSYDNTIAAQCLRLASSPLFGLAQPPKSIKGAVISLGMRRVETILMTCCLGQAFPVKKWVLDPEVFWRHSLGCAMVCRKFSEKLANSDHEKAYMAGLLHDIGFMVNCLSFPNEFAKVMEWACQEGIPLWDAELARMGFTHCETGEALAEKWHLDDDVADVILHHHAIEQSQKAQGLVALVHLSDLLCRMRGLGYGYYERHMVDLIADPAWSILAKEHRELEGMDLVRFTFELDETVEEIHELVATVFGAAPVGA, from the coding sequence ATGAATGAATCCTTGACTGCCATGATTCGGGAACGGGTGGAAAAGATCGAAACGATGCCCGCGATACCAGCCGTCTTTCTGCCTCTACTGAAGTTGTTGAGCGCCACCGAAGAGGACGTGAAGGTCGACGAGGTGGTGCGGCTGGTTTCGTATGACAACACGATTGCGGCGCAATGCCTCCGGCTGGCCAGTTCGCCGCTGTTTGGGCTGGCGCAACCTCCCAAGTCCATCAAGGGAGCCGTCATCAGCCTGGGCATGCGGCGGGTGGAAACGATCCTGATGACGTGCTGTCTGGGCCAGGCATTTCCCGTGAAAAAGTGGGTGCTTGATCCAGAAGTGTTCTGGCGGCATTCGCTGGGTTGTGCGATGGTGTGCCGCAAGTTCAGTGAAAAGCTGGCCAACTCCGATCATGAGAAGGCATACATGGCGGGATTGCTCCATGACATCGGGTTCATGGTGAACTGCCTGTCCTTTCCGAACGAGTTTGCGAAAGTGATGGAATGGGCTTGCCAGGAAGGGATTCCCCTGTGGGATGCGGAATTGGCTCGCATGGGTTTCACGCACTGCGAGACCGGCGAGGCACTGGCGGAAAAATGGCATCTGGACGATGACGTGGCAGATGTCATCTTGCATCATCACGCCATCGAGCAAAGCCAGAAGGCACAGGGACTGGTGGCGCTCGTTCACCTGAGTGATCTGCTGTGTCGCATGCGAGGGTTAGGGTACGGCTACTACGAGCGCCATATGGTGGATCTGATCGCCGATCCGGCCTGGTCAATTCTGGCAAAGGAGCACCGCGAACTGGAAGGCATGGACCTGGTGCGCTTCACATTTGAGCTCGACGAGACCGTCGAAGAGATTCACGAACTGGTAGCGACGGTGTTTGGGGCCGCCCCGGTAGGTGCCTGA
- a CDS encoding protein-glutamate O-methyltransferase CheR, whose product MTIVTQAVLPANAAIKPNTLDPVYRQIRDMVYKVSGIYKADEKLYLLSDGCSRRMKQLDVRTVRDYWDQLTAQPGRDGELRHLLNEITIGETCLFRSQPQLDALRKVILPELVVEKTKQITKRLRIWSAGCSTGEESYTLAMTMLEESERLLKGWTVEIVATDLNDRSVETAKAGIYGDYALRNTNDLYKRKYFTAGEGQKLQVRPEVKKLVTFSRLNLQDDSKMLFMKGMDLILCCNVLIYFDGASKAKVINHFFTNLNFGGYFFLGTSESLMKMNEQFHLVHFPGTIAYWKPSLKSGKL is encoded by the coding sequence ATGACGATCGTGACTCAAGCCGTTCTTCCTGCAAACGCAGCGATCAAGCCCAATACGCTTGATCCTGTGTACCGTCAGATTCGCGACATGGTCTACAAGGTTTCCGGAATTTACAAGGCGGACGAAAAGCTTTATCTGCTTTCCGACGGCTGCAGCCGGCGCATGAAGCAACTGGACGTGCGCACCGTGCGCGACTACTGGGATCAACTGACAGCCCAGCCTGGCCGCGATGGAGAGCTACGGCATCTCCTGAATGAAATCACCATCGGCGAGACCTGCCTGTTTCGCAGCCAACCGCAACTGGATGCGCTCCGCAAAGTGATTCTGCCCGAACTCGTGGTCGAAAAAACCAAGCAGATCACCAAGCGGTTGCGGATCTGGAGCGCAGGATGCTCGACGGGAGAAGAATCCTACACCCTGGCCATGACCATGCTGGAAGAGAGCGAGCGCCTGTTGAAAGGGTGGACGGTGGAGATTGTCGCGACCGATCTGAATGACCGCTCGGTGGAGACCGCCAAGGCAGGCATCTACGGAGACTACGCGCTGCGGAATACAAACGATCTCTACAAGCGCAAGTACTTCACGGCCGGAGAGGGCCAGAAGTTGCAGGTCCGTCCGGAGGTGAAGAAACTGGTCACCTTCAGCCGTCTGAACCTGCAGGACGATTCCAAAATGCTCTTCATGAAGGGCATGGATCTGATTCTGTGCTGCAATGTGCTCATCTATTTTGATGGTGCGTCCAAGGCCAAGGTGATCAACCACTTCTTCACCAACCTGAATTTCGGCGGCTACTTTTTCCTGGGAACCTCGGAGTCGCTCATGAAGATGAATGAGCAGTTTCATCTGGTCCACTTTCCGGGGACGATCGCGTACTGGAAACCCTCCTTGAAGAGCGGAAAACTATGA
- a CDS encoding chemotaxis response regulator protein-glutamate methylesterase: MASIRILVVDDSVVIRKLLSDTLAGDKAFEVVGTASDGHIALSKIPVLKPDLVTLDIEMPVMDGLQTLAAIRKLYPRLPVIMFSTLTERGAAATLEALSLGASDYATKPSNTGSPTIAIERIQSELIPKIKVLCSVVPLKLLPLPGLRPTPKVRTRPSPSRIEVVAIGTSTGGPNALAEVLPRIPEDFPVPIVVVQHMPPIFTRLLAERLASRSAIAVEEGRAGMVLAPGRAWIAPGNFHMRVLKAGVHCTLSMNQAPPENSCRPAVDVLFRSVAAAYGANVLGVVMTGMGSDGVLGSQAIRDAGGEVIIQDEDSSVVWGMPGLVHASGLADAAYPLNHLATEITRRVLQNRALRPHVELRSHASLERPAK; encoded by the coding sequence ATGGCATCGATTCGCATCTTGGTCGTCGATGATTCGGTGGTGATTCGCAAGTTGCTCTCCGACACGCTGGCCGGAGACAAGGCTTTCGAAGTCGTCGGGACTGCCAGCGATGGCCATATCGCGCTCTCGAAGATTCCAGTCCTCAAGCCTGACCTGGTCACTCTCGATATCGAAATGCCGGTGATGGACGGCTTGCAGACACTGGCGGCGATTCGCAAGCTGTATCCCCGCCTGCCGGTCATCATGTTCAGCACGCTGACTGAACGAGGTGCGGCGGCTACTTTGGAAGCGCTTTCGTTGGGTGCTTCGGACTATGCAACGAAACCGAGTAACACGGGAAGTCCGACGATCGCGATCGAGCGCATTCAAAGTGAGCTGATTCCGAAGATCAAGGTGTTGTGTAGCGTAGTTCCCCTGAAACTACTTCCGTTGCCCGGACTGCGCCCGACGCCGAAAGTGCGGACACGACCGAGCCCATCGCGCATCGAGGTGGTCGCCATCGGCACTTCGACGGGTGGCCCCAATGCGCTGGCCGAGGTGTTGCCCCGCATTCCAGAGGATTTTCCCGTCCCGATCGTGGTGGTGCAACACATGCCGCCCATATTCACGCGGCTGCTTGCGGAACGTCTCGCCAGCCGTTCCGCGATCGCGGTAGAAGAAGGCCGCGCAGGTATGGTCCTGGCGCCGGGAAGAGCCTGGATTGCGCCGGGAAATTTTCATATGCGAGTGTTGAAGGCAGGCGTGCATTGCACTTTGAGCATGAATCAGGCGCCACCCGAGAATTCCTGCCGTCCAGCTGTCGATGTGCTGTTTCGGTCGGTGGCCGCAGCCTATGGCGCGAACGTTCTCGGAGTTGTGATGACGGGCATGGGTTCGGACGGCGTGCTGGGATCGCAAGCGATCCGGGACGCGGGCGGCGAAGTCATCATTCAGGACGAGGATAGTTCCGTGGTCTGGGGAATGCCTGGCCTGGTGCATGCGTCCGGCCTCGCCGATGCCGCGTATCCCCTGAATCACCTGGCAACCGAAATCACACGCCGGGTGCTGCAGAACCGCGCCCTTCGTCCGCACGTCGAATTGAGAAGTCATGCCAGCCTGGAGCGCCCCGCAAAATGA
- a CDS encoding methyl-accepting chemotaxis protein, whose protein sequence is MGLLVLAVLAFATLRIVQLNGSLYKEIKLGQDIIADYVAPAESIAYVVTLLGEMEEAPDRATAEKAIAQFRQARKDFEDRHAYYLGTVPEGKIKVLMAGDCYTAARAWFEVAENEYVPAILEGNKAKARNLRMTKLTPLYLQHAASVEQIVKLANQMVEQGERHETSVLASRTTMMIAFGLAAFLMVGGLGYMTARGILGPLARTLSVLQTLASGDLRRHVEVDSKDEIGAMGHALNQAIDVMASAIESIAMSAQNVAGASEELSGTSQQISANSEETSAQAQVVSNATLHVSQNLQTVATGAEEMGVSIKEIAKNATEAAKVATGAVRVAESTTATVAKLGDSSAEIGQVIKVITSIAQQTNLLALNATIEAARAGESGKGFAVVANEVKELAKETAKATEDISRKIEAIQTDTKAAVDAISTISGVIHQINDISSTIATAVEEQNATTNEMSRNVSEAAQGSGEITSNIAGVAQAAESTSRGAGDTQKAVQQLVETSTELRRLVAQFKIHPSDQGHEQGEHATESRRLAAHAG, encoded by the coding sequence ATGGGCCTGTTGGTACTTGCTGTGCTGGCATTCGCGACGCTTCGCATCGTGCAACTGAACGGGAGTCTGTACAAAGAGATCAAGCTGGGACAGGACATTATCGCCGACTACGTCGCGCCGGCGGAGAGTATCGCCTACGTGGTCACGCTGCTGGGAGAAATGGAAGAAGCGCCCGATCGGGCGACGGCGGAGAAGGCGATCGCACAGTTCCGGCAGGCACGGAAGGACTTCGAGGATCGCCATGCCTACTACCTGGGCACCGTACCAGAAGGAAAGATCAAGGTACTGATGGCGGGGGATTGCTACACCGCGGCGCGGGCCTGGTTTGAAGTTGCGGAAAACGAATATGTGCCGGCGATTCTGGAGGGCAACAAAGCCAAAGCGCGCAACCTGCGGATGACAAAGTTAACTCCTCTCTACCTGCAACATGCCGCGTCGGTGGAACAAATCGTCAAACTCGCAAACCAGATGGTCGAACAGGGCGAGCGGCATGAAACCTCTGTGCTGGCATCGCGCACCACGATGATGATCGCTTTCGGCCTGGCCGCCTTCCTGATGGTGGGAGGACTCGGCTACATGACGGCCCGAGGGATTCTGGGTCCCCTCGCGCGGACGCTGTCCGTGCTGCAGACCCTGGCGAGTGGAGATTTGCGGCGGCATGTCGAAGTGGACTCCAAGGATGAAATTGGGGCGATGGGACACGCGTTGAATCAGGCCATCGACGTGATGGCGAGTGCCATTGAGTCGATCGCAATGAGCGCGCAAAACGTGGCCGGAGCAAGTGAAGAGTTGTCCGGTACGAGCCAGCAAATCTCCGCGAATTCGGAGGAAACATCGGCGCAGGCGCAAGTTGTTTCCAATGCCACCTTGCATGTCAGTCAAAACCTGCAGACAGTGGCCACGGGCGCCGAGGAGATGGGGGTCAGCATCAAGGAAATTGCCAAGAACGCCACGGAAGCGGCGAAGGTGGCCACGGGCGCGGTCCGCGTAGCCGAATCCACCACGGCCACGGTCGCAAAACTGGGAGATTCTTCGGCCGAGATCGGGCAAGTCATCAAAGTGATCACGTCGATTGCACAGCAAACCAATCTGCTGGCTCTGAACGCGACCATCGAAGCGGCGCGAGCCGGAGAGTCGGGAAAAGGTTTTGCGGTGGTCGCCAATGAAGTAAAGGAACTGGCCAAGGAAACGGCCAAGGCGACGGAAGACATCAGCCGCAAGATTGAAGCGATTCAGACCGACACCAAAGCAGCCGTGGACGCGATCAGTACGATCAGCGGCGTGATCCACCAGATTAACGACATCTCGAGCACGATTGCGACGGCGGTGGAGGAACAGAACGCCACCACCAACGAGATGTCGCGGAACGTCAGCGAAGCGGCGCAGGGAAGTGGCGAGATCACCAGCAACATAGCTGGCGTCGCCCAAGCTGCGGAAAGCACGTCGCGCGGGGCAGGGGATACGCAAAAAGCAGTGCAGCAGTTAGTGGAGACGTCGACAGAACTGCGGAGGTTGGTGGCGCAGTTCAAGATTCATCCGAGCGACCAGGGTCATGAACAGGGTGAGCACGCTACGGAAAGCCGGCGTCTGGCCGCTCATGCGGGCTAA
- a CDS encoding carbohydrate porin, which translates to MKFHRWSGERFYHLLCVCLLVLTASASLWSGETSTRDAAGCDKVLASSACGEAPHEPCEVPPCLLLTAGLRRDELWPQLEPLIPSLTLSAVPGQMKPTANKSLWSGTSYLLHSLNDHGISFQGTFVNDWSKDLRGKVDPSLGYGRQSFDLVSSIDGKKAFGWNGSTVLIRLKQHSREFGRSDDGAAQVYSNIDAPSKTMLYEFWLEQKLWSEKLRIKGGKIDANTEFATVQSAGDFLNSSMGFSPTIMAFPTYPSPRLAVLAVLHPTTSGSVGFGVFQTDGKGRLSVLEPGKTWTISGKKELPGRVSVGYWRLDATAIPHFDGRAAGSTQGYYAVLEQALWRNSLSARKEQRWSMFFQFGQADGQVSQLTKHVGGGATLQAPLARRSQDSLGFAFTRVAFTSAPGTGNFTSELVLEGYYKVAIAKHVALVQDFQFLHHPGGLSSNPDCPILTPRLVVSF; encoded by the coding sequence ATGAAGTTCCACCGATGGTCAGGTGAGCGTTTCTACCACCTGCTATGCGTATGTTTGTTGGTGCTCACGGCATCCGCCTCTCTGTGGTCAGGCGAAACATCGACCCGTGACGCCGCCGGATGCGACAAAGTCCTCGCCAGTTCTGCGTGCGGCGAAGCACCGCATGAACCCTGCGAGGTGCCCCCATGCCTGCTTCTCACGGCGGGGTTGAGACGGGACGAGCTATGGCCACAACTGGAACCCCTGATTCCGAGCCTCACTCTGTCGGCAGTTCCTGGGCAAATGAAGCCTACGGCTAACAAGTCACTGTGGTCAGGAACCAGCTACCTCCTGCATAGCCTGAATGACCATGGAATTTCGTTCCAGGGAACGTTCGTCAACGACTGGTCAAAGGATCTTCGAGGCAAGGTCGATCCGAGCTTGGGATATGGCAGGCAGTCGTTTGACCTCGTGTCATCGATTGATGGCAAGAAGGCGTTTGGCTGGAACGGAAGCACGGTCTTGATTCGCCTGAAACAACACAGCCGAGAGTTTGGGAGGAGCGATGACGGCGCCGCCCAGGTCTATTCCAATATTGATGCACCATCCAAAACCATGCTGTACGAATTCTGGCTGGAACAGAAATTGTGGAGTGAGAAACTCCGCATCAAGGGCGGAAAGATCGACGCGAATACCGAATTTGCAACAGTGCAGAGCGCAGGCGATTTTCTAAATTCCTCCATGGGCTTCAGTCCGACGATCATGGCGTTTCCGACCTATCCTTCACCGAGGCTGGCCGTGCTTGCAGTCCTTCATCCCACTACCAGTGGCAGCGTCGGATTCGGCGTCTTTCAGACTGATGGCAAAGGCAGACTTTCGGTTCTGGAGCCGGGGAAAACATGGACGATAAGCGGCAAAAAGGAATTGCCGGGGCGGGTCAGCGTTGGATATTGGAGGTTGGACGCCACCGCTATTCCGCATTTCGATGGGCGAGCAGCGGGTTCCACGCAAGGCTACTACGCGGTATTGGAGCAGGCCCTGTGGAGAAATTCCTTGTCCGCTCGGAAGGAGCAGCGCTGGTCAATGTTCTTTCAGTTTGGCCAGGCCGACGGCCAGGTTAGCCAACTCACAAAGCACGTTGGCGGAGGCGCGACTCTTCAGGCACCGTTGGCGCGCCGCAGTCAAGACTCACTCGGGTTTGCGTTTACCCGTGTTGCCTTTACCTCAGCACCGGGCACAGGCAACTTCACTTCCGAATTGGTTTTGGAGGGCTACTACAAGGTTGCCATTGCGAAGCACGTTGCCCTGGTACAGGATTTTCAGTTCCTGCATCATCCGGGAGGATTGTCGTCGAATCCGGACTGCCCGATCCTAACTCCTCGGTTGGTCGTCTCCTTCTGA
- a CDS encoding chemotaxis protein CheW yields the protein MAHTSQFCTFYLDGLLFGVGLQGVQEVIRTLDTTKVPLAPAVVSGLINLRGQIVTAVNLRLRLELGPSPPGAQSMNVVVRSEDGAVSLLVDEIGDVVEVEEDTFEPSPETLRGSVRDMILGVHKLNERLMHVLDIEKACQMNEAN from the coding sequence ATGGCGCACACGTCGCAGTTTTGTACGTTCTATCTGGATGGCCTGCTGTTCGGCGTGGGATTGCAAGGCGTCCAGGAAGTGATTCGTACGTTGGATACCACCAAGGTGCCGCTGGCTCCGGCCGTGGTCAGCGGGTTGATCAACCTGCGCGGCCAGATCGTGACTGCCGTCAATCTGCGCCTGCGCCTGGAACTGGGGCCGAGCCCGCCAGGCGCGCAGTCCATGAACGTGGTGGTGCGCTCCGAGGACGGTGCGGTCAGCCTGCTGGTCGACGAAATTGGCGATGTGGTCGAGGTGGAGGAAGACACGTTCGAACCATCGCCAGAAACTTTGCGCGGCTCGGTGCGCGACATGATCCTCGGCGTGCACAAGCTGAATGAACGGCTCATGCATGTGCTGGACATTGAAAAAGCCTGCCAGATGAACGAAGCCAACTAG
- a CDS encoding chemotaxis protein CheA, with translation MGDSDIVQDFLVESYENLDRLDRELVGLEKNPDDRDALASVFRTIHTIKGTCGFLGFNKLEAVAHVGENLLTRLRDRQLILTPEITTALLSMVDAVRQMLSQIEVSGQEGERDDSLLIATLTRLQQPPETIPAVPNIGDLLIENASATPKQVHLAAEQQAEGDPRHMGEILVEQGAVKPSDVVDALHVQQASRGQATASDSTIRVDVGLLDRVMTLVGELVLARNQVLQFSNRMKDAGFLAVSQRLNLITTELQEGVMKTRMQPIGNIWGQFPRTVRDVALGCGKKVAIEMEGKETELDKTIIEAIKDPLTHLVRNSVDHGIELPEDRVKAGKDPTGRLILRAFHEGGQVIIEITDDGAGLNGERIRKKAMERGVVSPEQGVRMSEREIFNLIFLPGFSTAAKVTNVSGRGVGMDVVKTNVERIGGTVDVQSKLGQGTTVRVKIPLTLAIIPALVVTCGGDRYAIPQVSLLELVRLEAEQAGKGIELVHGAPVYRLRGRLLPLVYLDRELKLASDVAKSDGAVNIVVLQADERQFGLIVDEINDTEEIVVKPLRKQLKSVKTFAGSSIMGDGKVALILDVLGLAQRASVVTETRDRAMAGKATDALVVGSEKQTFLLFAGPGDSRMAIPLSTLARLEEFPLEQVEMSGKQWVTQYRGQILPLVRLSVALEERRNHLRALMVAPVPGSGPIQVLVLNHDGHSFGLVVERILDIVEDRADVKSAATRSSVLYSVVIGDRVTELLDIAAILRSADLRGSESGKAMHAAEAAH, from the coding sequence ATGGGCGACAGCGATATCGTTCAGGACTTTCTGGTCGAGAGTTACGAAAACCTGGACCGGCTCGATCGGGAACTGGTGGGGCTGGAGAAGAATCCTGACGATCGCGATGCGCTGGCGAGCGTGTTTCGCACCATTCATACGATCAAGGGCACGTGCGGTTTCCTCGGTTTCAACAAACTGGAAGCAGTCGCGCATGTGGGCGAGAACCTCCTGACTAGGCTGCGGGATAGGCAGCTGATTTTGACACCCGAGATCACCACCGCGCTTCTGAGCATGGTCGATGCGGTGCGCCAGATGCTCAGCCAGATCGAGGTGAGCGGACAGGAAGGCGAGCGCGACGACTCGTTGTTGATCGCGACCCTGACCCGGCTGCAACAGCCGCCCGAGACAATTCCTGCTGTGCCCAACATTGGCGATCTCTTGATCGAGAACGCGAGCGCGACCCCAAAGCAAGTCCATCTGGCCGCCGAGCAGCAGGCGGAAGGGGATCCCCGCCACATGGGAGAGATTCTGGTAGAGCAAGGGGCAGTGAAGCCGTCGGATGTGGTCGATGCACTGCACGTGCAACAAGCCTCGCGAGGGCAGGCCACGGCTTCCGACAGCACGATTCGAGTCGATGTGGGGCTCCTTGATCGAGTGATGACTCTGGTAGGAGAACTGGTGCTGGCGCGGAATCAGGTATTGCAATTCTCCAACCGGATGAAAGACGCGGGCTTTCTGGCCGTCTCGCAACGCTTGAACCTGATTACAACCGAACTGCAGGAAGGGGTCATGAAGACTCGCATGCAGCCTATCGGGAATATCTGGGGACAATTTCCGCGCACGGTGCGCGATGTTGCGCTGGGTTGCGGCAAGAAGGTGGCCATCGAGATGGAAGGGAAAGAGACAGAGCTCGATAAAACCATCATCGAGGCGATCAAGGATCCGCTTACGCACCTGGTGCGGAATTCCGTGGACCACGGAATTGAACTTCCTGAGGATCGGGTGAAAGCGGGCAAAGACCCTACTGGACGCCTGATCTTGCGCGCCTTCCATGAAGGCGGACAGGTGATCATCGAGATTACCGACGACGGTGCCGGGCTGAATGGGGAACGCATCCGCAAGAAAGCTATGGAACGCGGAGTCGTATCCCCGGAGCAGGGTGTGCGGATGTCGGAGCGGGAAATCTTCAATCTGATTTTCCTGCCCGGTTTCTCTACCGCCGCCAAAGTGACGAATGTGTCGGGTCGCGGCGTCGGCATGGATGTCGTGAAAACGAATGTGGAACGGATTGGCGGGACGGTGGATGTGCAATCGAAACTCGGCCAGGGCACTACGGTGCGGGTCAAGATTCCGTTGACGCTAGCCATTATTCCAGCGTTGGTGGTGACGTGTGGCGGCGATCGCTATGCCATTCCACAGGTGAGCTTGCTGGAACTGGTCCGGCTGGAGGCGGAGCAGGCGGGTAAGGGGATCGAACTGGTTCACGGAGCACCGGTCTACCGCTTGCGCGGCCGGTTGCTGCCCTTGGTCTATCTGGATCGGGAACTGAAACTCGCCTCCGACGTGGCGAAGAGCGACGGAGCGGTCAATATCGTGGTCCTGCAAGCGGACGAGCGGCAATTCGGGTTGATCGTAGACGAGATCAACGACACCGAAGAGATCGTAGTCAAGCCGTTGCGCAAGCAGCTCAAGTCGGTGAAGACCTTTGCCGGTTCGAGCATCATGGGGGACGGCAAGGTGGCGCTCATCCTCGATGTGCTGGGACTGGCTCAGCGTGCCAGTGTCGTCACGGAAACGCGGGACCGGGCCATGGCTGGAAAGGCGACGGATGCGCTGGTCGTGGGTTCCGAGAAGCAGACGTTCCTGCTCTTCGCCGGGCCGGGCGATTCGCGCATGGCAATTCCATTGAGTACGCTGGCCCGCCTGGAAGAGTTTCCCCTCGAGCAGGTGGAAATGTCGGGCAAACAATGGGTCACCCAATATCGCGGACAAATCCTGCCCCTGGTGAGGCTGAGTGTCGCCCTGGAAGAACGACGCAACCATTTGCGCGCCTTGATGGTGGCGCCGGTACCGGGCTCGGGCCCGATCCAGGTGCTGGTGTTGAATCACGACGGCCATTCGTTCGGGTTGGTGGTGGAACGAATTCTGGACATTGTCGAGGATCGGGCAGACGTAAAGTCGGCGGCCACGCGCTCCTCCGTGCTCTATTCCGTCGTGATTGGTGACCGAGTGACGGAGTTACTGGACATCGCTGCCATTCTGCGAAGCGCGGATTTGCGCGGCTCCGAATCGGGCAAGGCGATGCATGCAGCGGAGGCTGCTCACTAG